From Candidatus Nanohalococcus occultus:
AAGCGTGTCGATAGTTTTCTGTAGCTGGTCTTTGTGACCTGTAATGGAGATTTTACACATCTTGGCAGGTTTCATCTTTCTACCTCTAAAGGAACCTTTCCTCAAACTGTTTTCTTAGAACGTCGATGGCTTCATCCGTGTTGTTAGAAGCGCTTTCGGAGATGTCATCTGCGTCTCTGTCAGCTTCTTCGAGAATGTCTTCTCTCTGGGATTCAAGCTTTTCGCGGAATCGGTCGATCTTCTCTTTCTTTTTCTCTTCCGCTTTTCTCTTGGCTTCCTCTATTTTCTTCTCGGCTTCGTTCCGAGCGTCTTTTAGAGTCTGTTGTCTTTTTTGCTCTGCGTCTTCAACGATGGAGTCAGCTTCTTCTTCAGCATCCCTTACTTGTTCAACAACGTTTGCCATGGTTAGTTAACATTTGAAGCATCGACCGCAGAAACTTATAAAGGCTATCAGCCGGCCTGACACGGACCCGTTTAAAAGGATTGTGGTAATCGACGGGTTGATAAGAGCTTGACTTCCTTTCAAAGATTATGGAAGAGA
This genomic window contains:
- the ahaH gene encoding ATP synthase archaeal subunit H — translated: MANVVEQVRDAEEEADSIVEDAEQKRQQTLKDARNEAEKKIEEAKRKAEEKKKEKIDRFREKLESQREDILEEADRDADDISESASNNTDEAIDVLRKQFEERFL